A window of Quercus robur chromosome 12, dhQueRobu3.1, whole genome shotgun sequence genomic DNA:
CAGGCTCATTTGCTCGTTGAGAGTGTCTACGCTACCCAAGACCCTAAATAGGTTAGGGGCGCATTGATGGGgggtcaacctatggttgatcAGATAATCCCGGGTCACCCTACCCATAGGAAGGGTCATTCCTCCATCTATGAAAGCCATCATTGGAATGACAACCTCCCCTTCCTTCCTATTTGTTACCATTTGGTCAGGAGAATAATACCGTAGTGCTACTCCCCACGAAATGTGGTACCTAGCTTTAAAGCCTTCCATACCAGCATTAGAATCTATGAGGTGCTTAAACCTACCCATTTGGTCAAACTAAAGGGAAGTGGGTGAAGTTTTTAAAGAAAGGAGTCAAAGAATGAAGGGCCGAGGTGAGaaaaacctaaaagaaaaataaaaacttacgGGAAAATGAGTGAGTGACACTGTAGGATGTTCTTGAAAGATTGAGAGTTCTTGAGAGTTTGAGAGTCCTTGAAAGTTTGTGAGTTCTTGAGAGTTTGAGAGTTTTTATAAAGTAAGAAAAAAGGAGCCCTTCAGGTGCCTTATATAGGAAGAGGAATTGAGTGGGAGTTATCCCGCTCAAAATTCGAAGAGAAATGTCCACCGTAGGATCTGCTCCTCATCATTGGATGAGGGGAACAAAGTGCCGCCTAGAGCAATTAATGACGCATCGCGGGCTTCGAAGCGTCAGTAACAATTATAGGGCACGCAAAGCGGTACTCCCACATGTGTAAACCAAGGAAATTGGTAACCTTAACTCATAACTAATCAAAACTCCGCTTCTTCTCCTCGAATAAGAGggaaaaaccggagttttgaggggctattgtagggataaaGGCCCAAAATTGTAAATTGGGCCTCGGGCTTTGGCCGAGGACATTGATTGGTTTGAGGACTAATAAACAACAGTAAGGATGTCAAGATCGAAGTTCTATAAGTAACATGTAAGTGGAGAAGTCGAgaaaggtggtccgaggaggattATTTCCTCGGATGAACAAAGCACAGATCAAATGCCTATTCTACCGCCCAAAGTGACCCTACAGGAGACTCTGCTGAGAGGGGCGTGCATGTTAAAACGAGCTGGAAGAATTGGAGttaggaaatatctaaggaaaatctgctgccaccgcattaaatgccttgcagctaactttctggctgcatttatgtggaaaagacccttgaacagtgttgccttggctaccacaactcacagaaggcctaaaagggtgtctgatgggacaagcactcgagtagCAGCTTGAATGATCGACAAGTGTAGGATTAAGATCGTCcaaagggaactatataatgtaagagatccTCCATGGATGGGGATGGAGAAAATCACAAGACAAACACCATAGCAATCAAGAACCAACTctgtaatcaaacttgaaagGAATATATAGGAACTaatctcctcggattgtgccgaggatgaCTTTCTCTAATTCAATTGAACTTGTTTCCCTGTTCCGGTCAACTGGGCCCACTTTTTTCACGAtccaactcactctctacaaattcattgttttgggcttttttggcCTAGGTCCATCCATCATCTGGGCCAATGTTCAAAGTTTGGcccttacatatatatacacacacacatacacagaTTTCTATCTTTTcactcaaaaaaatttttttttggaggtttAGAGGGGTTGTTGATGAGAATGGTTGTTTGACGGTTTTGGTAGATGagaaggttggattttttttttcctagttttgTTTTGGAAGTATGGTTCTCTTGCTTGgggtttttggttttattttgggAGTTTGTAGTGAGGTTTGGCTGGCAGCTGTTTTGTGTTGGtgaaaatgggaaaaatgaGGGATTTTTGGGTTATGTTGGGAAGGGGTTTCGTTGGTGGTTTTGGGTTGCTTGTTGTTGCTGTTGGTTGTGGCTTCGGGTTGGTGAAGGAAAGGAGggaagtttttgtaattttttttcctaggaaAGGGTTCTGTTTATGGAGTTTTAGGTAGGTGAAAAGGCAGTGAGTGTATTTCCTAAAGTTAAAGGTAATGTCAAGGGAGTGAAATGAGGTAAGGTATAGAGAGTCCTCTCATGGCTGGAAAAAGAGTTATGCTTGTGCCACATAAAGTGGCATAACTTGTGCCATAACTCACCCACATGGCAAGTTGTGAATGGTAGAGAGGTGATGGTGGGCAAATTGTGAACGGTAGAGAGGTGATGGTAGGAACACCCCTCTACTATTCACAACCTACCATGTGGGTGAGTTGTGGCACAAGTTGTGCCACTTTATGTGGCACTAGCATAGCTTTTGAAAAAATGGGAAGGggtatttttagggttttgtgccTCCAAAGAAAGGGCTAATGATTCTTATTCTCCTTTCAATAGGAAATAAAAGGTATTTGTATGGGGCATAGAAGGGGCATGGATAAGATGAGTGAGATGACTCATTGGAAAAGATTATAAGAATGAGTGAGACTAGAATATGACAAAGTTAATAACTTGATATGCccattaattaaaagaaataaacttgacTTCTAAATATATCACATGTATAACctgataaaaataaagagacCAAATATGACAAAGTAAATGAACTCGAACAAAAAATAGGATACTTAATTTATGAAAATCTGTTAAATTCATTAATCAATTTGATAGTACTAATTTTCCATGGAAATCACACTTAATTTTAGTCTATGTCACATAGAAAATTACATACTTTTTTCACAATTAAAATATGACATGGTTAATTACATTCAATCAGTAATATCTAACCAAATTCATACCTAATCATCGTCTTGCATAACAccaaaattaatccaatcacatggttagatttcaaatgAAGCTCAATCATATTTAGTCAACCACGTACGtagaaattgataaaaaaaaaaaaaaaaacaaaaaaaaagggtataacTATTAAAACAATGAAATCCTTTAATTTTAGACTAAAACttataatgaaattttcttcTGGACTAAAATGGTTTAGTCATTGACTTCATACACCAAACTTTTGTATTAGATGAAACCATATGTAACTCTCTATATAGTTACTGCATTTGCTTTGAAATTCAAAGAAATTGTATAAAATACAATGAGATATGTGGAAACACATACTTTGTCCACTAGCACTATCATAAGGCAATTTTTCATCCTCTACTCTTTCTTATTCATCCACAATAAATACATTATACTTCAAATTTCTAACATTTGATATTACAAATATGGATAAATTATTTATgaagaaaagcataaataatTCAAACTATGAatttaaaagaagagaaaataacatACATTTATGTATTTCATCTATTTAAGAgagtagttaaaaaaaaaaacttgaagatcAAGCAGTTGAAGCACTTGTGTGCAGCGCAACCAAGGAGGTGTAAAAGCCATCCTTGATTCTAATCAAATTGTCGTGCTTTCCTTTCTCTGCAATAACTCCATTTTTAACCACTGCGATTACATCTGCATTTCTGATTGTGGATAATCGATGTGCCACAACAACTGTAGTTCGGTTAACCATGACACGATCCAATGCATCTTGGACCACCCTCTCAGACTCAGCATCTAGTGCACTAGTGGCTTcatctaataataatatctttggACTTTTAATCATGGCACGTGCAATGGCTACCCGTTGCTTCTGTCCGCCAGATAATTGAACTCCGCGTTCTCCTACTATTGTATCATAACCCTGCATTTTGCATTGTAAGAATGATAGGAAAAGAAATTACAGTCCATTATTTGCACATTAAAATTAACTACCAACAGTTGTAGAAGTCAAAGTGATGTTATCCTCTTCAATTATATAGTTTGTTAATTGACTTAATTACATGTAACTTTAGAAATGATAATGAAACAAATACCGGGAAATGCTTTTCTTTGTTCTAACCTGTTGTAAGCCACTAATGAACCTATGAGCATTGGCTAACTCCGCTGCAGCTATGATTTCTGACTCAGTTGCATTTCCTCCCTTTCCATATGCAATATTGGCACGAATagtttcattaaataaaattggttcTTGAATCACAAGACCCATCTGCTGCCTCAACCATTTCACTTGAAATTCCTTAATTTCAATTCCATCTAGCGTAATATGACCGGAATCAGGATCATAAAACCTTTGCAATAATGCAATCACAGTGGATTTCCCACTCCCACTTTCTCCAACCAGAGCAATTgtctaaaaaaaaggaaaatagattgcatactaatataatttttgtataatGGCAAGCAAGAACAAATTTTGTGATTATATCTTGTGCTAGTTGCTTGGAATTAATGATGTAACTTTACCTTCCCAGAATGAATTGTCAAGCTAAGATCTCGGAAAATTTGAATATCTGGCCTACATGGATATTTGAAGCTTACATGATGAAGCTCAATTTCTCCCTTCAGATTCTCCAATGTCATCCCAAACTCATTACTTGGGTCTATCTTCGACTGTCGGTCCACTATTGCAAATATGGAACCAGAAGCGTTCTTGGCTTTGCCAGTATCAGGACCTATGttgtttgaaagaaaaattcctATAGATGTTATGGTCAAAGCAAAGAAAACCTGCAAGCCAAATATCCATCTTTAGATAAGGTAATTTGGTGTGAAACAGTCTTGTTTAAATATTATCTGTTAGTTAGTATACAACACTTTCTGAACGCTTATCAAATATAGTTATATAGAAGGAATGTTTACTTGAAAAACATCTAAGAATGTTGCTTTCCTAGCCTGAACGAGACGAGCACCTATATAGAAAGTTGTAGCATAGACAACATACAACAAGCCAAAAGAAGTCCCAAATCCAATTCCAGTGATCAAGCCTTGCCTTATCCCTGCCTTCGTTGGGCCTTCACATTTGCTTCTGTACAGCTTCATCACCTTGTCTTCAGCACAGAAAGAAGCAACTGTTCTGATACTTCCGACTGCATCATTAGCAACTTGGCTTGCTTCCTCATACTTCAACTGCAACCACATAGATTTACATCAACTACAAGTaatgaataattttatgcaaCCGTATAAATTGTGAATTAATTAGCTGTGTTTAAAGTGGCAGCTTAGAGTTTTTAAACTAAAAAGCCTCAAGTGAGTAGATTGTTCTCTGCGTGacactcttctttttttttatttctaaacaCAGAAAATTGTTGTTGTATTTTTAACCAAATAGGCTCCAAGTATTTTTAAATGGTTTGAGTCCATTTTCTccaatcaaaaattaaattttacttcATTTTCCTTTGAAAGTCATAATGTATATATCATGCCATAGCCACACAGAGGAAAATGGGGTTAGTAGTTTTAGAGCAGACCTTTGCACCTGCATTGAATCCTTTCAAGAACTTTACTTGAACGTATCCATTGACTCCGATGAGAGGAGTCAATGCAAGGATAATAAATGTCAACTGCCAACTTGCAAGAAATGAAATGACCAAACCTGCAGCTGCTGAAGTAATAACATGAACCGTCAGACGAAGAGTATCTCCAACAAGGGCACGCATTGTTGCTGCATTTTCTGAGAGCCTTGCACCAACTGAGCCACTTGAGTGCACAGGCGCATCAAACCAACCAATCTCCATGTGAATCAGCTTCTCAAAACACATCAATCGAATTCGTGCTATTAACTTACACCCAGCTACAGCAAAGAGGTATTCTCTTGCTGAAATTGCCAGAAATGATACCATACCAAGGGCCACAAACATTAGTGACcaaaagtttgaatcctttttcAATTTAGGAGGTGGttcataaaatgatttgatTACCCTAGTAAGCAGTATACTAAATATAGGGAGTATTACGCCGTTGATAATTGCAGCTATAGTCCCAAGAAGAAGTACAGGAATCTCTGACTTGTTGAGGTAGGCAATGCGGCTGATTGGGACCTTGGGATAGTTTTCTTCTGTTTCTGCCAGTCGTTCATTAGGGAGGGTAACTTCTGTTGGCACGACTGATGATGCACGACTAAAGCTTTGTACTAATGACATTCTCTGACTATGTCTAAGACTTGACTGTCTAAAAGATTCAGCAGAAGTTTCTGATCTGTTTTGATCATCTGCATGTTGTTCTGACTCCTTGTCTACTTCTTGCAAGCGTATAAGCTGAGAGTATGCTCCATTAGGATCCTTAATTAGTTCTGAGTGTGATCCTGATAGAGTTACAGATAAATTTTCAGGTGATATGCATCTCCCATTTAGGTCTAATCCAAGGTTTGAGAGttgataaaaaattcaattagaagaTTTCAAGACAAATTTGAGAGGCAATAAGTTCTGGAAGGCaatatctttttccttttgcaaaTTGTAATTCTATTTAACATCCAAAATATAAACCAGTGAATCAAAAAGTTGCTGAAATTATGCACAATGATGTATATGCTTAATGAAAATTGTTGATTTACTGTCCACCTAATGTGGGACAATTTGCAAAGATAACAGATTTAGGTTATGAAGGAAAGAGTCAAATAGCATACCTTTCTCTACCGTCTTTCCCATATGAATGACTTCAATTGTATCAGCATTCCTCACCGTGATCAAACGGTGGGCAACAATGATGGTTGTCCGGTTGACCATAATCCTGTCCAATGCCTCCTGCACTACCCTCtcagactttgcatcaagtgcACTTGTAGCTTCATCGAGGAGTAAGATTCTTGGGTCTTTCAGAATTGCTCTTGCAATGGCAACTCTTTGCTTCTGACCACCAGACAGTTGTGTTCCGTGCTCACCAACCAGGGTATCTAGTCCCTGGAAgtcaaattcaaattagaaagtaaaattaacaaattttatggGAATAGAGGAGAAAATAACCTCTTATATTCCAATGAATGGAGGATAAGACAAAACCTGAGGcaatttatcaataaatttaaaagcatTTGCGAGTTCAGATGCAATTCTGATCTCGTCATACGTTGCTTCATCTTTTCCATATGCAATATTATCCTTTATGCTGGATGAAAACAAGACAGGTTCTTGGCTAACAAGACCAATTTTCTCCCTAATCCATTTAAGCTGGAAGTCTTTCAAGTTAATGCCATCTATGAGAACCTCACCAGCATGTGGGTCATAGAATCTCTCAATTAGACTAATCACGGTTGATTTTCCACTTCCACTTTGTCCAACCAAAGCTGTAGTTGTGCCACTAGGAATATAAAGAGAGAATCCACGTAATATTGGCTCATCTGATCTAGTTGGATAACTGAAATAAACGTCTTTAAACTCTATATCTCCACGAATATCATCCAAAATTTTTCCCTTTGAGTTATAAGAATCTATCTCTGGCCTCCTCTTGATAGTCTCAAACATCTTATAAGCCGCAGCTTTACCAGCAAAAAAGGCACTCATGCAGGGAGATGCCTCGCCTAGGGACCTGAAACATCCACATGATAGcaaaatgaatgaaataaataatgaataagCCAAAAAAGTTACTGATACCTCTTTACATAAGTTTATGAGTGTGCATGTTTCCACCTTAATTAGGGAAGAAAATAGATGAAATTTTCCACATGAAGCATGAATTATGTCTTTATTAGCATGTTTACATACAATTGGAAgcttaaaaatttcaaattgcaGCTTACATGGATCCAATTATTATAGCCATGACCACGTTCAGCACATCACCCCCATTGTACTTTTTGCTCAGTATCAATTTTGATCCATACCATATAGCCAAACCATAGCTGGTGTACATCACTGACGTAACAATGGCGAAACTTAACCCTGATACCAAACCTTCGTAAACACCAGATTTGTAAGCAGTTATAACGtactttttgtaattatttatagCTTGCTTCTCCCCAGTAAATGATGCAACCTAGAAAAGAACCAAATGGTGGATATCATACATTTGCTAGAAAAACCAACAATGCAAAACGCATTGTATTGAGAGCTAAATTAGAAGTTTTCTCTGGCATGTAGATAGTTTGATGACGTGACATACCATTCTTATTGAGCCAATTGTTTGTTCAACTACATTTGCTGCATTTGCATAAGCACTTTGTCCACGGGATGCTGTCTTGGATATGATGATGGACATAAGACCACCAGATGCCACAAGAAGAGGAATTGAGGATAACAAGACAAGGGTAAGGAGCCACCCTTTGAAAATTGCTACAGAAAATCCCCCAATGAATGTTGATACCAGTTGCAGAAATCTTCCAACCTGTACAAGCAAACATACTCTTTTATCACCAGGAACACATTTAGATGCATAATATGAATATAACTCAGGCTGACTTTTGGCCAGTTGTGAGTTTTAATGTTGTTGGTGCAACAATATAGTACCTTCTCACCCATGGCATCTTGTATGAGAACAGTATCACCTGACATTCTCCCAACAACCTCTCCAGTGTTTGTTTCCATATCAAAGAAAGCAACATCTTGTCTCAAAATTGTCTTCAAATACAAACCCCTTATTCGTGCAGCCTGGCGCTCCCCTGTGACCATCCAGCAAGCCACCTCTAACAAGAACAAAGACAAGTTTACCATTTCTCAATGCCTGATAGATGAAAGGTTTTcttttatgcataaaaaatcTGCAGTGATTTTTGATCATGGAATGTACTTACGGAGGAATCCTGCAACACCTATCCCTGCTGCCACGTAGAGAATTTTTACACAAACCTAAAACAGTACCAGGGTACTAAATGTCACCTTCTATCAATAATAGCATAtcagaaaggaaaaggaagggTTCACATACATCTTTAAAATCAAGATAAGTTTTCAATTGAAGAACTAAATGATAACATTAATAGAATTTAGATGGGACTTTTTAATTGTTAcgtcaaaaataagttaagaatAAAACGAAATGTTCAACTACACTTTCTAGTGATAAAGATTGAAATTGACATCATAAATTAAGCTTTTGGAGCATATTTTTACCTTGGAAACTTCACGAACCATGTCTTTGTCATTCTGATTATTTCCCGCAGCATTAATCATTTCCCCAAAGAGTATTGTCAACATAGGCGTACCTAGCCCATTCCCAATGGCACCTATTGTGCCAATGATCATCAAAAGAACATCAGTGGAATCCGCAAATGAGAACAGCTTGAGAAATGAAACAGTGTTGGTATTCTTCTCTCCTATATTATCTTGATCATTAATCATGGAAGGGCTTTTCTCTGCTTCTTCATTGTTTTTTATTGCAGCGTCCTCATTTGTATTTCCATTCGAGCCTGTCCTTACCTCCATTTTACCAACTCCAATATGCTGGTCCAATTGTGGGCTACCTTACTTGGAATATTTAGAACAAAACAGCACCTGCTCAACAAAATGAAGGTAAAGTTAGCAGCTTACAAGCCAAGCAGTCAAAGTTGAACTAGCGGTCAGTTTCAAAAGATACTAGATAAAATCAGGGACTAACAAGAtgattattaattataaattgccTCTCACGGTATCATGAAATATAATTCTAAAAGCAGCTAAAAGATGAACATGCGAAAGATGATTGATAAGGAAAATTCTTACTATAATAGACTAGAGAATtgacaaattttatatttatataacttAGAAAGTCAAGAACCTTGCTTGCAttctattttctgttttcatCTTCATCTAGAACTTAATGCACTTCCCAACGAAGGAGCTGGTAAAAGAAATTAAGTAGTAATATATATGGATTTcccttttctttgctttttgaaagtcaattataagaaaaaaaacataccAGAAAAAAGTAAATGAATAGATGTCGAATATGGTGATGTCTATCAAGGCCCTTgttaagtaaaaaattttcaccTCTAGATCAATATACAACAAAACAATCTAGCAGAATTAATTACGAAAAGTGCCAATTTTGAgtatttttatatgtaaaatcCATCCTTTgttaaaatcaattaagaaaattgattatcaaaattttcccatCAACCTTAACAAATAACAATTAAGCATGTTATCCCAAATTAGTACTGCACCACGAGCTCTATCCTGAGTATTTCTTAGCAAAGATTGCGAAAGAGACCctaatacaaaatataaatgtttgatattttctcaaaattgcAAAATAAGCCGGCATGAAATTTGACGGTTGatgaataaaatttgatattggaGATTTTTCAAATAGTTAGACTTTATGGgttttagttagctcaattgaaaaagtttataaattaaagataatcaattggtaaagtttccAAATTGAAGATAACAGGGATCAAATTGCTTCCAAGTTGATAATAACAGTGAGCAATTTGACTGCtatcaaaatgtaaggactaaattaaCTGCAAGTTAAAAATAAGAAGCACCAAATTGATAGTGACTccaaaaatgtagggaccaaaatggtatTTTGCCAAAAAGAAATTGGTATTTTAGCCTAATTATAATAACAATCATCGTAAATTGTACACCAACACCGGATCTAGTTATAAATAAAGCCAATGATTTGGCCCAGACATTAGCCCAAACCATGTATTTTCCAACAAATACAAGACCCAATCCATGAACCCATTGGAACCTTATCTGAAGTAGTGCAAAGCCAATCCCCCCAATATGATCAATTTAGAGCACCAGTTTGCAATCCAGGTTCCTATTAAAATTCTTTGTTGAAGcttatctatttatatatatatctaaaagctgaagcgtagagTTTAATGTTACCGCATTCCTGTTGAGCCACATTAGCGCCACATTATCAAcctattttcaatattttctctctttatttaaattattttttccttattaattTGCCACTTTACAATTATACATTCTCCaacatttacttatttttacatttttatctccccactactctatACCTTAACCTAATTACAATTTCTCcatcccttcatcttccttttattttgactcttcttctccccattttttttactataaaattttgttattttctattccattcaatccatattttgctCACACAAAAAGgtgaattctctctctctctctctctctctctctctctctctctctatatatatatatatatatatattctttcttttggtggatgTTTAGTTTTGAATATTCTTCTActcatcattttcttttatataattttgttatttttcttacaTTCTCTTCCAAAAAGGtgattgttctctctctctctctctctctctctctctctctctctctcttattaatTCTTTCTTGTAACTCTATTTcagattgatgaattttttgttttttattttttttattttttttgttcctcttCTTTTGGATGATACACTTTGGTGGTGTGTTTTTTGAGTTATATATCACATGTACTCTCTATCCCTCTTATAGTTTTGGTTTGagttaatttttagatattttagaagtgagatgattatgtatttgaatgtctctataaattatttgaataatatcaattgtaaatttgtgaTAAGGTTTGGTTATCATGAAAATCtcttaagagaatgagaaattcaaataattaattttggaactcaggaaaaaaaaaaaaaaaaaaaaaaaactatacacaAGTTTGAATAATATAGATCACTCGAAAAAAGAATACTATTTCTatattttatctcaaaaaaaaaaaaaaaaaaaaaaaaaaggaataatattaatcaaatgcacctcagcttttttttttttttttttttttttttttttttttaaactcaaaataatgaatgatatatttgtagagatggagagatgaaaaataattttagaaataatatCTCTAGTACATTTTATAGAATAAATCATACATTATATCACGTTACAAAATAGTTGTATATTCCCACGCATCGCATGGGTTTGTGACtagttatttattattctaGAGAACCACGGTAATAGTTGAGCcaactattttttattgttatcaaGAGTTAGACCCATGGaatttcaaggtttttgagatgGACCGGCTCTTTGAATGTTTGGGTTTATCAAATGAGCACAAAAAAGTTGGTCTTGCAAGAAGATGTTTTACTGGGATTTTCATTTCAAATGGTTTGGTTGTGTAATTacttgggaaaaaaagaagaagatagccAGCCTTAATAAGAATATATATGCATCATAATGTTCTCAACAGAAATTATCCATCCTAGTTTCATCATGGCAATTTTGAAGATCTAAGAGATAGTGTGCGGCAATAAAATGGACAACTAATTGCACAATTTGATGAAAAGAAGATGAATGTTCATGAAATTTCTGGTCCTCAGCCCACTCTAGCACAATCTACCTTTCATCAAGACTTAAATAAACTAAAGAAATCAAAATATGCCACGGACCAAACATTCGAAAATTTCTTGAAAGCTTTTCAAGACTTGGTTGTTGAGATTAATCCAGatcatcaaaaaattaatacttgacttgattCAGTGGGGGTGCCATGGATGACATATTAACATGAGGTTACTGCTTCCCATACAAAAGACAATGTTGGTGatgagatcttttttttttttgagcaaatgtTGGTGATGAGAACTTAGTAATGGAAACATCAAGTGACACCATAGACTTATGTTGACAACAAGGTACAATCACCAACAAGTGTTGCTTTAACGTGTGCAATAAGACAAATCTACTATAGAGTTTCAACAAGAAGGTGAGAAATGTGAACAAGAGAGTACAACTTTAGAGGGTGCGCACAACGTAAATGTTGAATTTGATAATTGTGCTATTGATCAACCCTCTATGTTACATAAAGATCTACAGTTTGATTAAGTCGAAAAGGTTGATACCAAGTTGCT
This region includes:
- the LOC126709616 gene encoding ABC transporter B family member 11-like isoform X1, translated to MEVRTGSNGNTNEDAAIKNNEEAEKSPSMINDQDNIGEKNTNTVSFLKLFSFADSTDVLLMIIGTIGAIGNGLGTPMLTILFGEMINAAGNNQNDKDMVREVSKVCVKILYVAAGIGVAGFLQVACWMVTGERQAARIRGLYLKTILRQDVAFFDMETNTGEVVGRMSGDTVLIQDAMGEKVGRFLQLVSTFIGGFSVAIFKGWLLTLVLLSSIPLLVASGGLMSIIISKTASRGQSAYANAANVVEQTIGSIRMVASFTGEKQAINNYKKYVITAYKSGVYEGLVSGLSFAIVTSVMYTSYGLAIWYGSKLILSKKYNGGDVLNVVMAIIIGSMSLGEASPCMSAFFAGKAAAYKMFETIKRRPEIDSYNSKGKILDDIRGDIEFKDVYFSYPTRSDEPILRGFSLYIPSGTTTALVGQSGSGKSTVISLIERFYDPHAGEVLIDGINLKDFQLKWIREKIGLVSQEPVLFSSSIKDNIAYGKDEATYDEIRIASELANAFKFIDKLPQGLDTLVGEHGTQLSGGQKQRVAIARAILKDPRILLLDEATSALDAKSERVVQEALDRIMVNRTTIIVAHRLITVRNADTIEVIHMGKTVEKGSHSELIKDPNGAYSQLIRLQEVDKESEQHADDQNRSETSAESFRQSSLRHSQRMSLVQSFSRASSVVPTEVTLPNERLAETEENYPKVPISRIAYLNKSEIPVLLLGTIAAIINGVILPIFSILLTRVIKSFYEPPPKLKKDSNFWSLMFVALGMVSFLAISAREYLFAVAGCKLIARIRLMCFEKLIHMEIGWFDAPVHSSGSVGARLSENAATMRALVGDTLRLTVHVITSAAAGLVISFLASWQLTFIILALTPLIGVNGYVQVKFLKGFNAGAKLKYEEASQVANDAVGSIRTVASFCAEDKVMKLYRSKCEGPTKAGIRQGLITGIGFGTSFGLLYVVYATTFYIGARLVQARKATFLDVFQVFFALTITSIGIFLSNNIGPDTGKAKNASGSIFAIVDRQSKIDPSNEFGMTLENLKGEIELHHVSFKYPCRPDIQIFRDLSLTIHSGKTIALVGESGSGKSTVIALLQRFYDPDSGHITLDGIEIKEFQVKWLRQQMGLVIQEPILFNETIRANIAYGKGGNATESEIIAAAELANAHRFISGLQQGYDTIVGERGVQLSGGQKQRVAIARAMIKSPKILLLDEATSALDAESERVVQDALDRVMVNRTTVVVAHRLSTIRNADVIAVVKNGVIAEKGKHDNLIRIKDGFYTSLVALHTSASTA